A genomic window from Silene latifolia isolate original U9 population chromosome Y, ASM4854445v1, whole genome shotgun sequence includes:
- the LOC141631173 gene encoding protein FAR1-RELATED SEQUENCE 9-like, whose product MGCLLRTTQRSESQNSFFKRFENIHGRLVEFWMQFQSAMDQQRNTQKQHDRDSDYTLPQLAMSLHLEAHASKVYTHAIFKYFQQEVVASMCSLSVGGFTPPVDKCSCKLFNRKGIICRHIIWVFSGKQVRTLPDKYILMRWTKNAQKIPLYCSHGELLDDFDATDITDLADTLKQFRVKLNPQAQSMTKEQKLEMLLGCSSSTEVRILPPHQAKNKGSGKRMISTKQQCIAKAEKPKRLCKNCKQLANHDKRNCPHPFVPDVENQGSSDDD is encoded by the exons tgttgagttttggatgcaGTTTCAAAGCGCCATGGATCAACAACGCAATACTCAAAAGCAACATGATCGAGACAGTGATTATACTTTACCCCAATTAGCTATGTCTCTACACTTGGAAGCTCATGCGTCCAAGGTTTATACCCATGCtattttcaaatattttcaacaaGAAGTTGTTGCCTCCATGTGTTCCCTTAGTGTTGGTGGCTTCACACCACCTGTCGACA AATGTTCTTGTAAGTTGTTTAATAGGAAGGGTATTATTTGCAGACACATTATTTGGGTTTTCTCTGGGAAACAAGTCAGGACTTTGCCTGATAAGTACATACTTATGCGCTGGACAAAGAATGCACAAAAGATCCCTCTGTATTGTTCACATGGTGAGTTACTTGACGACTTTGATGCCACTGAT ATCACTGATCTTGCTGACACATTGAAGCAATTTCGGGTCAAACTCAATCCACAAGCACAGTCAATGACAAAAGAGCAGAAGTTGGAAATGCTTCTTGGATGTAGTTCTTCAACTGAGGTGAGGATTCTACCGCCTCATCAGGCAAAGAACAAGGGTAGTGGGAAGAGAATGATATCGACAAAGCAACAATGCATTGCCAAAGCAGAGAAGCCAAAAAGGCTTTGCAAAAATTGCAAACAATTGGCTAACCATGATAAGCGTAACTGCCCTCATCCTTTCGTACCTGACGTCGAGAATCAA GGGAGTTCAGATGATGATTGA